Proteins found in one Pagrus major chromosome 20, Pma_NU_1.0 genomic segment:
- the LOC141015199 gene encoding hyaluronan-binding protein 2-like has translation MARVYSNMGCLIALLIQLCALTAFGQDFHVKYEYYYYDFPTEIPAEEADLTLDDWLYELLDMTDECDPNPCLNGGSCDTAADGGFLCVCPERYTGKRCQTEYYNGLKRNKINEPCVFSVKDVCKNVNCGRGSCVVTTTAPFYECKCKPPYRPPNCKKASPCRPNPCQNGGSCTKGPKRSSVQCSCPGGYSGKFCEVGRNDCYQDNGESYLGMVSETVEGEECLDWNSYFIVQKGSDPFQEYAGFDGIGPHNYCRNPDGDDQPWCFINKDNKLKWNYCKVRKCSEAPQTVPTPAKPDTSAAQFSQCGKPQPGRSARIFGGKKSLPGAHPWQVSLQTRPKGSSRPFSHICGGVLIESCWVLTAAHCIKSGEEIQVVLGGVDIEKDEVYDQVIQVEKAIVHEEYRESPFALHNDVAMLQLKVTDKPYCAKETRFVKTVCLPNVHFTNGTECVISGWGVTETQKYGTNQLLDARVLLISQEKCKAPHVYGGSLDDSMFCAGNMKGGVDSCQGDSGGPLVCERNGTHYVVGVVSWGDGCGKKYKPGVYANVRRFTDWIASQLIS, from the exons ATGGCCAGGGTCTACAGCAACATGGGCTGCTTGATAGCTTTACTCATACAACTATGTGCACTCACTGCGTTTGGACAAGACTTCCATGTAA AATATGAGTATTATTATTACGATTTCCCCACTGAAATCCCTGCAGAAGAGGCTGATTTGACTCTAGATGACTGGTTGTATGAGCTCCTGGATATGACAG ATGAGTGTGATCCAAACCCATGTTTGAACGGGGGCTCCTGTGACACTGCTGCTGATGGCGGCTTCTTATGTGTGTGCCCCGAGCGTTACACAGGAAAAAGGTGTCAGACAG aaTACTATAATGgactgaaaagaaataaaattaatgaaCCTTGTGTTTTCTCAGTGAAAGATGTTTGCAAGAACGTGAACTGTGGCCGTGGAAGCTGTGTCGTCACCACGACTGCTCCGTTCTACGAGTGCAAGTGCAAGCCTCCATACAGGCCACCCAACTGCAAGAAGG CATCTCCCTGCAGGCCCAATCCCTGTCAGAATGGAGGCTCTTGCACGAAGGGTCCCAAACGCTCCTCCGTCCAGTGTTCCTGCCCCGGTGGATACAGCGGAAAGTTCTGCGAAGTCG gacgAAACGACTGCTACCAAGACAACGGTGAGTCTTACCTTGGCATGGTGAGCGAGACAGTGGAAGGAGAAGAGTGTCTGGACTGGAATTCCTATTTCATCGTGCAGAAAGGCAGCGATCCCTTCCAAGAGTACGCAGGCTTCGATGGAATCGGGCCGCACAACTACTGCAG GAACCCTGATGGAGACGATCAGCCCTGGTGCTTCATTAACAAAGATAACAAACTGAAGTGGAACTACTGTAAAGTTAGGAAATGTTCTgaag CTCCACAAACAGTTCCAACTCCAGCCAAGCCAGACACCTCCGCTGCCCAGTTCTCCCAGTGTGGGAAGCCGCAGCCCGGCCGCTCGGCCCGAATCTTCGGTGGGAAGAAGTCTCTTCCTGGAGCTCATCCGTGGCAGGTTTCCCTGCAGACCAGACCCAAAGGCTCCTCCAGGCCCTTCAGCCACATCTGTGGAGGCGTCCTCATCGAGTCCTGCTGGGTGCTCACTGCTGCACACTGCAT AAAAAGCGGAGAGGAAATTCAGGTGGTGCTGGGGGGAGTGGACATAGAGAAGGATGAAGTGTACGATCAGGTCATTCAAGTGGAGAAGGCCATTGTGCATGAGGAATATAGGGAGAGCCCCTTTGCTCTTCATAATGATGTCG CCATGCTTCAGCTGAAAGTGACGGACAAACCGTACTGTGCCAAAGAAACACGCTTTGTAAAGACAGTCTGTCTGCCAAACGTGCACTTCACCAATGGGACCGAGTGTGTGATCTCAGGGTGGGGCGTGACTGAAACAC aGAAGTACGGTACCAACCAGCTGCTGGATGCTCGCGTCCTCCTGATCTCCCAGGAGAAATGTAAAGCTCCCCACGTCTACGGAGGCTCGCTGGACGACAGCATGTTCTGTGCAGGCAACATGAAAGGAGGCGTTGACTCCTGCCAG GGTGACTCTGGTGGCCCCCTGGTGTGTGAGCGTAACGGGACCCACTACGTTGTCGGTGTGGTGAGCTGGGGCGATGGCTGCGGAAAGAAGTACAAGCCTGGTGTCTACGCCAACGTCCGCAGATTTACTGACTGGATTGCTTCTCAGTTAATCTCATGA
- the LOC141015105 gene encoding hyaluronan-binding protein 2-like, which translates to MLAAAALLISLSLLSVHGQDPTLSLLADIDYGDYAGTDAPDRVFNFDDWLFDLLEDNSCDPNPCFNGGSCRSTSDTRFTCTCPEPYVGKRCQKVRNVCQNIKCGRGDCVVNLNKPPFYECKCRPPFQGPDCKTLPTSPCEPNPCQNGGSCIKGNRRFRCACPAGFAGKFCEAAPTDCYSGNGETYRGAVSTTEDGLECLDWKSNFIMLNGDDPSSVFADFNGLDNNYCRNPDGDSKPWCFIKKQNKLEWDYCNVKKCSQVPTTPPPVKPVTTVPESTQFSQCGRSQSRTSRIFGGSKSFPGAHPWQVSLQARPKRSSFEFQHTCGGILLSSCWVLTAAHCISAASEYQVVLGGVNIEKREEMDQTIPVIQTIVHENYRDTGSALYNDIALLKLKVTDSPYCAKETRFVKSACLPDQAFAAGKECVISGWGATETQRYSRQLLNARVFLISDARCKAREVYGSVLDSSMFCAGIMQGGTDSCQGDSGGPLVCQDNGVHYISGVVSWGHGCGVRDKPGVYANVSAFTDWIKSKMN; encoded by the exons atGCTGGCTGCAGCGGCCTTGCTCATAAGCCTGAGTCTGTTAAGTGTCCACGGACAAGACCCGACT CTATCTCTTCTTGCAGACATAGATTATGGAGATTACGCAGGCACCGACGCTCCTGACAGAGTTTTCAATTTTGACGACTGGCTGTTTGACCTCCTGGAGGACA ATTCCTGTGATCCAAACCCTTGTTTCAATGGTGGCTCGTGCCGAAGTACATCTGATACAAGATTCACATGCACTTGTCCTGAGCCTTACGTTGGCAAGAGGTGTCAAAAAG TGAGAAACGTTTGCCAGAACATCAAGTGTGGCCGTGGTGACTGTGTCGTCAACCTAAACAAACCTCCATTTTATGAGTGCAAGTGCAGACCACCCTTCCAAGGCCCCGACTGCAAGACCT TGCCAACCTCGCCCTGTGAGCCCAACCCCTGCCAGAACGGAGGCTCTTGCATCAAAGGGAACCGCCGTTTCCGCTGCGCTTGTCCTGCTGGATTTGCTGGGAAATTCTGTGAAGCTG CTCCTACTGACTGTTATAGCGGAAATGGAGAGACATACAGGGGTGCTGTCAGTACGACAGAAGACGGGCTGGAGTGTCTGGACTGGAAGTCCAATTTCATCATGCTGAATGGGGACGATCCTTCTTCTGTGTTCGCAGACTTTAATGGACTGGATAATAACTACTGCAG GAACCCAGATGGGGATAGCAAGCCCtggtgttttattaaaaaacaaaacaaactggaatGGGACTACTGCAATGTCAAGAAGTGCTCTCAAG TCCCAACCACTCCACCGCCAGTCAAACCAGTCACAACAGTGCCAGAATCTACCCAGTTCTCCCAGTGTGGCAGATCTCAGTCTCGCACCAGCAGGATTTTTGGGGGCAGCAAGTCTTTCCCCGGCGCCCACCCCTGGCAGGTGTCCCTGCAGGCCAGACCCAAACGCTCAAGCTTTGAGTTTCAGCACACGTGTGGTGGAATCCTCCTGTCGTCCTGCTGGGTCCTTACTGCCGCCCACTGCAT TTCAGCTGCTAGCGAATACCAAGTGGTACTGGGAGGCGTGAACATAGAGAAACGGGAGGAGATGGATCAGACCATCCCAGTAATACAAACGATTGTTCATGAGAACTACAGGGACACTGGAAGCGCTCTTTACAACGACATCG CTCTACTTAAACTCAAAGTCACGGACAGCCCTTACTGTGCCAAGGAGACCCGCTTTGTGAAGTCAGCGTGTCTACCAGACCAGGCCTTCGCAGCTGGCAAGGAGTGCGTGATCTCTGGATGGGGAGCCACTGAAACAC AGAGGTACAGCCGCCAGCTGTTGAACGCTCGTGTGTTCCTGATCTCTGACGCGCGATGCAAAGCTCGTGAGGTCTAtggaagtgtgctggacagcaGCATGTTCTGTGCAGGGATCATGCAGGGGGGTACCGACTCCTGTCAG GGCGACTCAGGTGGACCCTTGGTGTGTCAGGATAATGGAGTACACTATATCAGCGGTGTGGTGAGCTGGGGCCACGGCTGTGGTGTGAGGGACAAGCCTGGTGTCTACGCCAACGTCAGCGCATTTACCGACTGGATCAAAAGCAAGATGAACTGA